A window from Zingiber officinale cultivar Zhangliang chromosome 7A, Zo_v1.1, whole genome shotgun sequence encodes these proteins:
- the LOC122001976 gene encoding D-tagatose-1,6-bisphosphate aldolase subunit GatY-like, producing the protein MVDGSHLPFEENISYTKFISTLAPDKGILVEAELGRLSGTEDDMTVEDYEARLTEAKQAEEFIDKTGIDALAVCIGNVHWKYPSSGPNLRLQLLKELRALTVNKGVHLVLHGASGLPSDLVKECIALGVRKFNVNTEVRNAYLESLEKPHKDLVHLMASTKEAMKAVVAEKMHLFGSAGKA; encoded by the exons ATGGTTGATGGTTCACATCTCCCATTTGAAGAGAATATCTCGTACACAAAATTCATATCGACATTGGCACCTGATAAAGGCATTCTTGTTGAAGCTGAACTTGGTCGGTTGTCAGGCACGGAAGATGACATGACAGTTGAAGACTATGAAGCTAGACTTACAGAAGCTAAGCAG GCAGAAGAATTTATTGATAAGACAGGAATCGATGCTTTAGCAGTCTGCATTGGTAATGTGCATTGGAAATACCCTTCTAGTGGTCCAAATCTTCGGCTTCAGTTACTAAAG GAACTTCGAGCTTTGACTGTGAACAAAGGAGTACATCTAGTTCTTCATGGCGCATCTGGACTTCCTAGTGATCTTGTTAAG GAGTGCATAGCTCTTGGCGTGAGGAAGTTCAATGTTAATACAGAAGTTCGGAATGCTTACTTGGAGTCTTTGGAGAAGCCTCATAAAGATTTGGTTCATCTAATGGCATCAACCAAGGAAGCAATGAAAGCTGTGGTTGCTGAGAAAATGCACCTCTTTGGTTCCGCTGGAAAAGCATAG